Proteins co-encoded in one Medicago truncatula cultivar Jemalong A17 chromosome 8, MtrunA17r5.0-ANR, whole genome shotgun sequence genomic window:
- the LOC112417321 gene encoding uncharacterized protein: MSDWLREGSSCTRSTVFLADSITNAFRKAEVTAPSPRLICWNNNNCQCTILNVDGSCLDVPIRTGFGGVFRDNTGTYIAGYSSYISHSQEFAELTALYQWLRLAINLNCEELTCYSDSLLAVNLIKDDLNHFHVYVVLIQSIMVSRNFNLHQSLIEGNQCANFMAKLEHRMMLN; encoded by the exons ATGTCAGATTGGTTGAGGGAAGGATCCAGCTGCACGCGTTCAACGGTTTTTCTTGCTG ATTCCATCACTAATGCTTTCCGTAAAGCTGAAGTCACTGCCCCTTCACCTAGGCTGATCTGCTGGAACAATAACAACTGTCAGTGTACTATTTTGAATGTTGATGGCAGTTGTCTCGATGTTCCCATTCGCACAGGTTTTGGAGGTGTCTTTCGTGACAACACAGGAACATACATAGCAGGTTATTCGAGCTACATCAGTCATTCTCAGGAATTTGCAGAGCTCACAGCTCTTTATCAATGGTTAAGGTTGGCGATCAACTTAAATTGTGAGGAATTGACGTGCTATTCAGACTCCCTTCTTGCAGTCAACCTCATCAAAGatgatttaaatcattttcatgtttatgttgttctCATACAAAGCATCATGGTTTCTCGTAATTTCAACCTTCATCAATCACTCATAGAGGGAAATCAGTGTGCGAACTTTATGGCTAAATTGGAGCATCGAATGATGTTGAATTGA
- the LOC25501056 gene encoding cellulose synthase A catalytic subunit 3 [UDP-forming] has product MMEPEGEAGGKPMTTLGDQVCKICGENIGKTVDGEPFIACDACAFPVCRLCYEYERKDGKQSCLQCKTRYKKHKGSPAVIGDSEEEVGGDDVALEFNYDLENLNQKQKQKISERMLGWQLTLGRSGELGTLNYDKEVSHNHIPRLTSGQEVSGEFSAGSPERLSMSSPVAGGGKRVHSLPYSSDVNQSPNTRIVDAKLGNVAWRERVDGWKMKPEKNAAPMSTGQAASERGAGDIDGRSDVLADDSLLNDEARQPLSRKVSIPSSRINPYRLVIVLRLVVLCIFLHYRLTNPVRNAYALWLVSVICEIWFAISWILDQFPKWLPVNRETYLDRLALRYDREGEPSQLAAVDIFVSTVDPLKEPPLVTANTVLSILSVDYPVDKVSCYVSDDGAAMLTFEALAETSEFARKWVPFTKKYNIEPRAPEWYFAQKIDYLKDKVQTSFVKDRRAMKREYEEFKIRINGLVAKATKVPEEGWVMQDGTPWPGNNVRDHPGMIQVFLGQSGGLDTDGNELPRLVYVSREKRPGFQHHKKAGAMNALVRVSAVLTNGPFLLNLDCDHYINNSKALREAMCFMMDPNLGKHVCYVQFPQRFDGIDRNDRYANRNTVFFDINLRGLDGIQGPVYVGTGCVFNRTALYGEEPPLKLKHKKPGFLSSLCGGSRKKSSKSSKKGSDKKNYNKHVDPTVPIFSLEDIEEGVEGSGFDDERAQRMSREDHEKRFGQSTVFVDSTLMENGGVPQSATPETLLKEAIHVISCGYEDKSEWGTEIGWIYGSVTEDILTGFKMHARGWRSIYCMPKRPAFKGSAPINLSDRLNQVLRWALGSVEILFSRHCPIWYGYGGRLKWLERFAYINTTIYPVTAIPLLMYCTLPAVCLLTNKFIIPQISNLASIWFISLFLSIFATGILEMRWSGVGIDEWWRNEQFWVIGGVSAHLFAVFQGLLKVLAGIDTNFTVTSKASDEDGDSAELYMIKWTTLLIPPTTLLIINLVGVVAGISYAINSGYQSWGPLFGKLFFAFWVIVHLYPFLKGLMGRQNRTPTIVVVWSILLASIFSLLWVRVDPFTTRVTGPKAEECGINC; this is encoded by the exons ATGATGGAGCCAGAAGGGGAAGCTGGG GGAAAGCCAATGACAACATTGGGTGATCAAGTATGCAAGATTTGTGGGGAAAATATTGGGAAGACGGTTGATGGTGAACCATTCATTGCATGTGATGCTTGTGCTTTTCCTGTTTGTCGGCTTTGCTATGAGTATGAAAGGAAAGATGGGAAGCAATCTTGCCTTCAGTGTAAAACCCGATACAAGAAGCATAAAG GTAGTCCTGCAGTTATTGGAGATAGTGAAGAGGAGGTAGGCGGTGATGATGTTGCTCTTGAATTCAATTATGATTTGGAAAACctaaaccaaaaacaaaagcagAAGATTTCAGAGCGCATGTTGGGGTGGCAGTTAACACTCGGGCGATCAGGAGAGCTTGGCACCCTAAATTACGATAAGGAAGTTTCTCACAATCACATTCCTAGACTGACAAGTGGACAAGAG GTGTCTGGAGAATTTTCTGCAGGCTCCCCTGAGAGGCTCTCAATGTCATCACCCGTAGCTGGTGGGGGGAAGCGTGTCCATAGTCTTCCATATTCGTCTGATGTTAATCAATCTC CAAATACAAGGATTGTCGACGCAAAATTGGGCAATGTAGCATGGAGAGAAAGAGTTGACGGCTGGAAGATGAAGCCAGAAAAGAATGCTGCTCCGATGAGCACAGgccaagctgcttctgaaagaGGGGCTGGAGATATTGATGGCAGATCTGATGTCCTTGCTGATGATTCATTGTT GAATGATGAAGCTCGGCAGCCTCTTTCCAGGAAGGTTTCTATTCCATCATCTAGGATAAATCCTTATCGATTGGTCATTGTTCTGCGACTGGTTGTCCTTTGCATTTTCTTGCATTATCGATTAACAAATCCGGTCCGCAATGCATATGCATTATGGTTGGTATCAGTTATATGCGAGATTTGGTTTGCCATATCCTGGATATTGGATCAATTCCCTAAGTGGCTTCCTGTCAACCGCGAAACATATCTCGACAGACTTGCACTGAG ATATGATCGGGAAGGAGAACCATCTCAACTAGCGGCTGTCGACATTTTTGTCAGTACCGTTGACCCGTTAAAGGAGCCTCCACTCGTGACTGCCAATACTGTACTTTCTATTCTTTCAGTTGACTATCCAGTGGATAAGGTTTCCTGCTATGTTTCTGATGACGGCGCCGCTATGTTGACATTTGAAGCTCTTGCTGAAACATCAGAGTTTGCAAGAAAATGGGTTCCATTCACCAAGAAGTATAATATTGAACCCCGCGCACCCGAGTGGTACTTTGCACAGAAGATTGATTACTTGAAGGATAAGGTTCAGACATCATTTGTCAAGGATCGTAGAGCAATGAAG AGAGAATACGAAGAATTTAAAATTCGTATTAATGGACTTGTTGCGAAGGCAACAAAAGTTCCGGAAGAAGGGTGGGTAATGCAAGATGGTACACCGTGGCCTGGAAATAATGTCAGAGACCATCCGGGAATGATCCAG GTTTTCTTAGGCCAAAGTGGAGGACTTGACACTGATGGCAACGAACTTCCACGTTTAGTCTATGTTTCTCGTGAAAAGCGTCCAGGTTTCCAACATCACAAGAAAGCTGGTGCCATGAATGCACTT GTTCGAGTATCTGCTGTCCTTACTAATGGACCTTTCTTATTGAATCTTGATTGTGATCACTACATAAACAACAGCAAGGCCTTGAGGGAGGCTATGTGCTTTATGATGGATCCTAACCTCGGTAAACATGTTTGCTATGTCCAGTTTCCACAGAGGTTTGATGGTATTGATAGGAACGATCGATATGCCAATCGTAATACTGTTTTCTTTGAC ATAAATCTGAGAGGTTTGGATGGCATTCAAGGTCCTGTTTATGTCGGTACTGGATGTGTCTTCAATAGGACGGCTTTATACGGCGAAGAACCTCCTCTTAAACTGAAACATAAAAAGCCTGGGTTTCTGTCATCACTCTGTGGTGGAAGTAGAAAGAAGAGTTCAAAATCTAGTAAGAAAGGATCAGAcaagaaaaattataacaagCACGTCGATCCAACTGTGCCGATCTTCAGTCTGGAGGATATTGAAGAAGGAGTAGAAG GTTCTGGATTTGATGATGAGAGAGCACAACGTATGTCACGAGAGGACCATGAGAAAAGATTTGGCCAATCAACTGTTTTTGTTGACTCTACGCTGATGGAGAATGGTGGTGTTCCTCAGAGTGCTACTCCAGAAACTCTTCTGAAGGAGGCTATTCATGTTATCAGCTGTGGTTATGAGGATAAATCAGAATGGGGAACAGAG ATAGGATGGATTTACGGTTCCGTCACAGAAGATATTCTTACTGGATTCAAGATGCACGCCCGTGGTTGGCGGTCTATATACTGCATGCCTAAGCGGCCAGCATTTAAAGGTTCTGCACCCATCAATCTTTCTGATCGTCTAAACCAAGTGCTTCGATGGGCTTTAGGTTCTGTTGAAATTCTTTTTAGCCGACATTGTCCCATCTGGTATGGTTATGGTGGAAGACTAAAGTGGCTTGAAAGGTTTGCATACATTAACACCACGATCTATCCAGTCACTGCCATTCCCCTTCTCATGTATTGTACCTTGCCAGCTGTCTGTCTTCTCACAAACAAGTTCATCATCCCTCag ATTAGCAACTTAGCTAGTATATGGTttatctctctctttctttccaTCTTCGCAACTGGAATCCTAGAGATGAGATGGAGTGGTGTTGGAATTGATGAGTGGTGGAGAAACGAACAGTTTTGGGTTATCGGTGGTGTGTCAGCACATCTTTTCGCCGTGTTCCAAGGTCTACTAAAAGTACTTGCTGGAATCGACACAAACTTCACCGTCACCTCCAAAGCATCAGATGAAGACGGAGACTCCGCAGAACTTTACATGATTAAATGGACAACACTTCTCATTCCTCCAACAACGCTTCTTATAATAAACTTGGTAGGAGTTGTTGCTGGTATATCTTATGCTATCAATAGTGGTTACCAATCATGGGGTCCACTCTTTGGTAAACTTTTCTTTGCATTTTGGGTTATCGTTCATCTCTACCCTTTCCTTAAAGGTCTTATGGGACGCCAGAATCGAACGCCAACCATTGTTGTGGTCTGGTCGATTCTTCTTGCAtccattttctctctattatggGTTCGAGTTGATCCGTTTACTACAAGAGTCACTGGTCCTAAAGCTGAGGAGTGTGGAATTAACTGCTAG